The following are encoded together in the Lagopus muta isolate bLagMut1 chromosome 7, bLagMut1 primary, whole genome shotgun sequence genome:
- the ASB10 gene encoding ankyrin repeat and SOCS box protein 10 isoform X1 yields MDCSLPFSSATQRSLQQDKEQLDQQRRARPHSLHPERSVAAQQSWVGRREPLQCQDLLVQNALFTGDLEMVQKFFTRSAAINLIIETRSEELRWTSKKFGLWSLSYEQELTTPLHITASRGYADCLQLLLLRGAAVNFAPGGKTALHEACVAASTDCVRLLLSFGADPEAVSEDGYKPLHLCKSPDSIKCVQQLLKHGAHVNSRTEEEEDTALHVAARHGLPSHVQLLLQHGAELEARNEEGQTPLNAACAQPHSPQDMERYYKVCQLLVESGANVNAADRDHQHPLHLACKNASAQIAELLLARGANVNIMNYSGNTALHNILQTAAYKLEHHPELVVRTLLNYGAIRIWPGSLLKVLRYCNACPRAIEALMNCYDHVRVSEEWVSAVPAEVVQKYPRFYQSLFSLQQRPRSLQHLARCALRAFLEGRLLPVLSQLHLPSALHRFLLLSFEDVLY; encoded by the exons ATGGACTGCTCCCTTCCCTTCAGCTCTGCCACGCAGCGCTCgctgcagcaggacaaggagcagctgGATCAGCAGAGGCGTGCTCGGCCCCACTCCCTCCATCCTGAGCGCAGTGTGGCTGCCCAGCAGTCCTGGGTCGGGCGCAGGGAGCCCCTGCAGTGCCAGGATCTGCTGGTGCAGAACGCGCTCTTCACCGGGGACCTGGAGATGGTTCAGAAGTTCTTCACCCGGAGCGCAGCCATCAACCTCATCATTGAGACCAGGAGTGAGGAGCTGCGCTGGACCAGCAAGAAATTTG GACTGTGGTCTCTGAGCTACGAGCAAGAGCTCACCACTCCACTACACATCACAGCCAGCCGGGGCTACGCAgactgcctgcagctcctgctgctcagggGTGCTGCCGTCAACTTTGCACCGGGGGGTAAGACTGCCCTGCACGAGGCTTGTGTGGCGGCCAGCACTGACTGCGTGCgcctgctgctcagctttggTGCTGACCCTGAGGCTGTCTCTGAGGATGGCTACAAGCCTCTGCATCTCTGCAAGAGTCCAGACTCCATCAA GTGCGTTCAACAGCTGCTGAAGCACGGTGCCCATGTGAACAGCCggacagaggaggaagaggacaCAGCGCTGCACGTGGCAGCACGACATGGCCTCCCCAGTCAcgtccagctgctgctgcaacacggagcagagctggaggcgAGGAACGAGGAGGGGCAGACGCCGCTGAATGCTGCCTGCGCGCAGCCCCACTCGCCCCAGGACATGGAGCGCTACTACAAGGTTTGCCAGCTGCTGGTGGAGAGCGGTGCCAACGTCAATGCTGCTGACAGGGACCATCAGCACCCACTGCACTTGGCCTGCAAGAACGCCAGCGCTCAGATAGCAGAGCTACTGCTGGCCCGGGGCGCAAACGTCAACATCATGAACTACAGCGGcaacacagccctgcacaaCATCCTGCAGACAGCTGCCTACAAGCTGGAGCACCATCCTGAGCTCGTGGTGCGGACCCTGCTCAACTACGGGGCCATCCGCATCTGGCCTGGCTCCCTCCTCAAG GTGCTGCGGTACTGCAATGCCTGCCCGCGTGCCATCGAGGCGCTGATGAACTGCTACGACCACGTGCGTGTGTCTGAGGAGTGGGTGTCTGCGGTGCCAGCAGAAGTTGTGCAG AAGTATCCCCGTTTCTACCAGTCGCTGttctccctgcagcagaggccccgctccctgcagcacctggCGCGCTGTGCGCTCAGGGCCTTCCTGGAGGGCCGGCTGCTCCCGGTGCTCTCCCAGCTGCACCTGCCCAGCGCCCTGCAccgcttcctgctgctcagcttcgAGGACGTTCTCTACTGA
- the ASB10 gene encoding ankyrin repeat and SOCS box protein 10 isoform X2: MGSPMGRGDERREPICTRKAEGPAQAFWQALLAGERGVVADLLSHPEHQLSPSAVFDTSDLEEWRNYRFNFRGLRLWSLSYEQELTTPLHITASRGYADCLQLLLLRGAAVNFAPGGKTALHEACVAASTDCVRLLLSFGADPEAVSEDGYKPLHLCKSPDSIKCVQQLLKHGAHVNSRTEEEEDTALHVAARHGLPSHVQLLLQHGAELEARNEEGQTPLNAACAQPHSPQDMERYYKVCQLLVESGANVNAADRDHQHPLHLACKNASAQIAELLLARGANVNIMNYSGNTALHNILQTAAYKLEHHPELVVRTLLNYGAIRIWPGSLLKVLRYCNACPRAIEALMNCYDHVRVSEEWVSAVPAEVVQKYPRFYQSLFSLQQRPRSLQHLARCALRAFLEGRLLPVLSQLHLPSALHRFLLLSFEDVLY; the protein is encoded by the exons ATGGGCAGCCCCATGGGCAGAGGGGATGAGCGGCGGGAGCCCATCTGCACACGGAAGGCAGAGGGCCCAGCCCAGGCCTTCTggcaggcactgctggcagGGGAGCGGGGGGTTGTGGCCGATCTCCTCAGCCACCCTGAGCACCAGCTCAGTCCCAGCGCGGTGTTTGACACCAGTGACCTGGAGGAGTGGAGGAACTACCGCTTCAATTTCCGTGGGCTGA GACTGTGGTCTCTGAGCTACGAGCAAGAGCTCACCACTCCACTACACATCACAGCCAGCCGGGGCTACGCAgactgcctgcagctcctgctgctcagggGTGCTGCCGTCAACTTTGCACCGGGGGGTAAGACTGCCCTGCACGAGGCTTGTGTGGCGGCCAGCACTGACTGCGTGCgcctgctgctcagctttggTGCTGACCCTGAGGCTGTCTCTGAGGATGGCTACAAGCCTCTGCATCTCTGCAAGAGTCCAGACTCCATCAA GTGCGTTCAACAGCTGCTGAAGCACGGTGCCCATGTGAACAGCCggacagaggaggaagaggacaCAGCGCTGCACGTGGCAGCACGACATGGCCTCCCCAGTCAcgtccagctgctgctgcaacacggagcagagctggaggcgAGGAACGAGGAGGGGCAGACGCCGCTGAATGCTGCCTGCGCGCAGCCCCACTCGCCCCAGGACATGGAGCGCTACTACAAGGTTTGCCAGCTGCTGGTGGAGAGCGGTGCCAACGTCAATGCTGCTGACAGGGACCATCAGCACCCACTGCACTTGGCCTGCAAGAACGCCAGCGCTCAGATAGCAGAGCTACTGCTGGCCCGGGGCGCAAACGTCAACATCATGAACTACAGCGGcaacacagccctgcacaaCATCCTGCAGACAGCTGCCTACAAGCTGGAGCACCATCCTGAGCTCGTGGTGCGGACCCTGCTCAACTACGGGGCCATCCGCATCTGGCCTGGCTCCCTCCTCAAG GTGCTGCGGTACTGCAATGCCTGCCCGCGTGCCATCGAGGCGCTGATGAACTGCTACGACCACGTGCGTGTGTCTGAGGAGTGGGTGTCTGCGGTGCCAGCAGAAGTTGTGCAG AAGTATCCCCGTTTCTACCAGTCGCTGttctccctgcagcagaggccccgctccctgcagcacctggCGCGCTGTGCGCTCAGGGCCTTCCTGGAGGGCCGGCTGCTCCCGGTGCTCTCCCAGCTGCACCTGCCCAGCGCCCTGCAccgcttcctgctgctcagcttcgAGGACGTTCTCTACTGA